The DNA region CATTCCCACCCTCCCGCACTTATGATCATCACCGGGTTCTGGCCGATAAACAGATGGCTGTCCCCGGCTTTTTTTGCCCTGGCTGCGGAAACCTGGGTAAGCTCGGCCCCAGGCAGCAGGGCCAGGGCTGCAGCGGCGGTTTCCAGGGTAATCGCCGTAATAACAATGCGTGCCCGAGAATTTTTCTCCAGGATCACTGTCAGTATTTCTTTCAGGTTCCCGCCGCTGCCGCCTATAAAAACTGCGTCCGGTGGCGGCAGTTCCGCTAAGCCCCCGGGCGCTTCACCGGCAATGGGCTCCACGTTTCCCAGATGAAAGGCCCAGCAGTTTTGACTGATCAAGCCCAGGACATTGCCCTGCCGCTCAACTGCGTACACCTTCCCCCGGTAAGCCGCCATGGCCATTTCCACGGTCACCGAACCTGTTCCCGCGCCTATGTCCCAGCAGATATCCCCGGGCCGCAGGGCAAGCTTAGCAAGGGACAGGGCCCGAATCTCAGACTTAGTCATGGGGATACCCTCGCTGCGGACAAAGACCTCATCGGGGAGTCCAAAGCGGATGCGGTCATCGGGAGCTTCGTTGACAAAAAGGAGAACCGACAGGGGCGCAATGTGCAAAGAAGTTCTCTCCGCAACTTGCAACGGAGTTTCCCGCGCATTTTGCAACGGAGTTTCCCGCGCAATATCTGAGGCGGAAAGTTCTCTCGCAGTAATAGTGCGAATCCGTTCTTCTGCGGAGCCTAGGTTTTCGCCCGCATGAACCGTGATGTCCCCATAACCGGTGGCGCAGAGAGCTTCCCCCAGGGCGGCAGCGTTATTACCTGTCAGGCAGAAGGTATGATGGTTGCGGCGCACCAATCCGGTGAGGGCCGACAGGTCCCGCCCGTGAACACTGAGCAGCGCCGCATCCTGCCAGGGAATGCCGAGGCGGGCGCAGAAGTACGCAATTGATGAGACGCCGGGAATGAGCCGGGGTTCATAGTCACTCAGGGCCTCGCAAATCCCTGCGGCGGCGCTGTAAAAGCCGGTATCCCCGGAAACCAGCACAGCAAAACTATTTTCATCCCTGTTCTTGATCGCCTCAAGAATCTCGCCAGGCTTGTAGATGGGGTAGACGGTTTTTTCTGCGAAAAAAGGCTTGAGCAGTTCCAGTAAGCGGGATGCGCCGAACCAAACTTCGGCGTCCCCTAGGGCTTTCATCCCTTCCCCGCTTATGGAAGACGGCCCCATGCCGGTCCCGACAATAACGATCTGTTTCATGAGCCAAGTCCCTCCAATTCTGCGATGGCCCTTTCCAGGGGAACACCCCCAGGATCAGGAGGACGGGTCAGCAGGGCTACGTGCATACCCAGGTCCCGAGCCGCCTCCAGCTTTTCTGCGAAGCCCCCGGGGGCGCCGGAATTTTTGGTGACCAGGATGGATGCAGCAGCGGCGGCAAACATGGCCCGGTTAAGGTCCCGGGAGAAAGGACCCTGCATACACATAATGCGAGCGGCGGAATAGCCAAGGTCCAGACAGTTTTTCAAGCCCAAAATATCGGGAAGCATCCTGAACCAGATCCGCTCCTGAAAACCCGAAAGCCCGGTAAAGATCGCCGCTTCCTTCGCTCCGGTAGCCACAAAGATCGCCCCAGAGGTTTTCTCAAGCCAGGCAATAAGATCAGTATGGGTAGAAAAACTAAGGCAATCCTTTGTCACT from Treponema primitia ZAS-2 includes:
- the cobK gene encoding precorrin-6A reductase, with the protein product MPKALIFGGTTEGRLLCEACSARGINAIYCVATELGAVLLPGITPRIGRLDSLAMTALIQQERPALVLDATHPYAAEVSANIRASCMEAGVALVRILRDEGEVTKDCLSFSTHTDLIAWLEKTSGAIFVATGAKEAAIFTGLSGFQERIWFRMLPDILGLKNCLDLGYSAARIMCMQGPFSRDLNRAMFAAAAASILVTKNSGAPGGFAEKLEAARDLGMHVALLTRPPDPGGVPLERAIAELEGLGS
- a CDS encoding bifunctional cobalt-precorrin-7 (C(5))-methyltransferase/cobalt-precorrin-6B (C(15))-methyltransferase yields the protein MKQIVIVGTGMGPSSISGEGMKALGDAEVWFGASRLLELLKPFFAEKTVYPIYKPGEILEAIKNRDENSFAVLVSGDTGFYSAAAGICEALSDYEPRLIPGVSSIAYFCARLGIPWQDAALLSVHGRDLSALTGLVRRNHHTFCLTGNNAAALGEALCATGYGDITVHAGENLGSAEERIRTITARELSASDIARETPLQNARETPLQVAERTSLHIAPLSVLLFVNEAPDDRIRFGLPDEVFVRSEGIPMTKSEIRALSLAKLALRPGDICWDIGAGTGSVTVEMAMAAYRGKVYAVERQGNVLGLISQNCWAFHLGNVEPIAGEAPGGLAELPPPDAVFIGGSGGNLKEILTVILEKNSRARIVITAITLETAAAALALLPGAELTQVSAARAKKAGDSHLFIGQNPVMIISAGGWE